A segment of the Flavobacterium azooxidireducens genome:
TTTCACAGTGATGCGGACAATTCATCGGCTTCAACAAAAATTCTTCACCTTCTGCCGGAGTGTGAATCGGCTGAAAACTATCAGCACCATATTTAGCATAGTGTCCCGAAGTCACATATAACTCTTTCTGACCAATATGTGGCGTCACCACTTGCTCATAACCCGCTTTTTTCTGAGCTTTTTTCAAAAATTGCTCCAAGCGATCACGCAAAGCAGCACCTTTTGGCAACCATAACGGCAAACCTTGACCCACTTTTTGCGAAAAAGCAAATAAATCCAACTCTTTTCCTAACTTTCTGTGGTCTCTGCGTTTGGCTTCTTCCAGCAATTCCAAATATTCTGTCAACTCTTTTTGCTTCGGAAACGAAATACCGTAAACACGTGTCAACTGCTTGTTCTTTTCGTCACCACGCCAATACGCACCGGCAACACTCATAATTTTCATCGCCTTAATCAATCCCGTATTCGGAATATGACCACCACGACACAAATCAAAAAAATTAGCGTGATCACAAAACGTAATCGTTCCGTCTTCTAAATTCGAAATCAATTCCGTCTTATATTCATTATTTTTATACACTTCTAAAGCTTCCGCTTTCGAAACCGAACGCATTTTAAACTCGTGCTTCTCTCTCGAAACTTCTAAAACTCGGTCTTCAATCGCTTTAAATTCGGCTTCCGTAATTTTCGTATCACCAAAATCCACATCATAATAAAACCCATTATCAATCGCCGGACCAAGCGTTAACTTAATTCCCGGATATTGCTCCTCCAAAACCTGAGCCATCACGTGCGAAGTCGAATGCCAAAAAGCCTTTTTGCCTTCTTTGTCATTCCACGTATATAATATGAGTGAACCGTCCGTGGTCAATTCCGTCGTCGTTTCCACAATAGTGCCGTTATAAGACGCAGAAATCACATTTCTCGCCAAACCTTCACTAATACTTCTCGCAACATCCATCGGAGTCGAATTCTTCTCAAACTCCTTAACCGAACCGTCAGGTAAACTAATTTTTATCATGCCTAAATTTTTATGGACTGCAAATATATAAGATTACAAAATCCCACACAATATATATAGGTAATATTAAAACAAGAATTTTCAGAAGCCATTTCCCGCTTTCCATTCCAAGCTTGTTTGTCTTGTTGTTTTTTTCTAAGGCCAAAAAAGAGCTTCCGTTGGTCGCTTTTTTTCGCCAAGAAAAAATACAACAATCCTTCACAAGGCTTTCCATTTCAATCGGGGCTAGGGGAGCAGTGGTCAGTTTGCAGTTTTCAGTCATCAGTTGCAGTTTTGTCATTCCGCAAGAAGACGAAGTCGAAATAGGACACGAGCGATAGCGAACTGGCGAAGGAATCTCCTGCGAAGCAGGCAAAACTGGAGCCACTAGTCAAAAGCTTCGTGCCTTTCTTTCTTAGTGGCAAACAACCATAGCGAAGCAATCCTATTCTGTGTATTCCGTGCTTTCTGTGAGAAACCCCAAACGCTAAACAAAAAACTTTCGATTATTTCCATCTCACAACCAACGAGTTAAAAAAAACTTTCAAAAAGAGTTTAAAAAAGATTTGGAAAGCCCAAAAAGAGTACTACTTTTGCACCCGCATTCAGAGCGACGTTCTACAGAAAATTGAAGTTAAAAAAAATCTATAAAAAGATTTGGTAGGAGAGAAAAAAGAGTAGTATCTTTGCCCTCCACAAACGACAAAAAAAGGTGTAGTGACAAGTCGAGACTTGTCAGAAAAAAAGAAAAATAAATTTTTTTTTCGAAAAGCTTGCCTAATCAAAAAGAAGTTGTACTTTTGCACCCGCTTAGATGACTAGCTTACGATTTTAATCGCAGGAGCATTTAAGAAAAACAAGAAGACACGTTCATAGACATATTGAATTGACAGCACGATTTTATCGGTAGGGACAACTCGAGAGTTGTCCGGAAAATAGAATCGAAAAAAAAGAGAGAGTAAGGTTAATCGAAAGATTAAAGAATATACCTAGTTAAACTTCGTCTAAAAAAATGTAGCTAAGCAATTAGCTCAAAAAAATATACGATGAAGAGTTTGATCCTGGCTCAGGATGAACGCTAGCGGCAGGCCTAACACATGCAAGTCGAGGGGTAGAAGGAGCTTGCTCCTTTGAGACCGGCGCACGGGTGCGTAACGCGTATGCAATCTACCTTGTACAGAGGAATAGCCCAGAGAAATTTGGATTAATGCCTCATAGTATATCGAGTTGGCATCAACATGATATTAAAGATTTATCGGTACAAGATGAGCATGCGTCCCATTAGTTAGTTGGTAAGGTAACGGCTTACCAAGACGATGATGGGTAGGGGTCCTGAGAGGGAGATCCCCCACACTGGTACTGAGACACGGACCAGACTCCTACGGGAGGCAGCAGTGAGGAATATTGGGCAATGGAGGCAACTCTGACCCAGCCATGCCGCGTGCAGGAAGACGGTCCTATGGATTGTAAACTGCTTTTATACGGGAAGAAACACCACTACGTGTAGTGACTTGACGGTACCGTAAGAATAAGGATCGGCTAACTCCGTGCCAGCAGCCGCGGTAATACGGAGGATCCAAGCGTTATCCGGAATCATTGGGTTTAAAGGGTCCGTAGGCGGCCTTATAAGTCAGTGGTGAAATCTCCTAGCTCAACTAGGAAACTGCCATTGATACTGTAGGGCTTGAATTATTGTGAAGTAACTAGAATATGTAGTGTAGCGGTGAAATGCTTAGATATTACATGGAATACCAATTGCGAAGGCAGGTTACTAACAATATATTGACGCTGATGGACGAAAGCGTGGGTAGCGAACAGGATTAGATACCCTGGTAGTCCACGCCGTAAACGATGGATACTAGCTGTTGGGAGCAATCTCAGTGGCTAAGCGAAAGTGATAAGTATCCCACCTGGGGAGTACGAACGCAAGTTTGAAACTCAAAGGAATTGACGGGGGCCCGCACAAGCGGTGGAGCATGTGGTTTAATTCGATGATACGCGAGGAACCTTACCAAGGCTTAAATGTAGATTGACAGGACAGGAAACTGTTTTTTCTTCGGACAATTTACAAGGTGCTGCATGGTTGTCGTCAGCTCGTGCCGTGAGGTGTCAGGTTAAGTCCTATAACGAGCGCAACCCCTGTTGTTAGTTGCCAGCGAGTCATGTCGGGAACTCTAACGAGACTGCCAGTGCAAACTGTGAGGAAGGTGGGGATGACGTCAAATCATCACGGCCCTTACGCCTTGGGCTACACACGTGCTACAATGGACGGTACAGAGAGCAGCCACAACGCAAGTTGGAGCGAATCTACAAAACCGTTCTCAGTTCGGATCGGAGTCTGCAACTCGACTCCGTGAAGCTGGAATCGCTAGTAATCGGATATCAGCCATGATCCGGTGAATACGTTCCCGGGCCTTGTACACACCGCCCGTCAAGCCATGGAAGCTGGGGGTACCTGAAGTCGGTGACCGCAAGGAGCTGCCTAGGGTAAAACTGGTAACTGGGGCTAAGTCGTAACAAGGTAGCCGTACCGGAAGGTGCGGCTGGAACACCTCCTTTCTAGAGACATAAGAAGTTTCTGGGTAAAAGAAAATAATCAAGAGATTGATTTTACTCTCGCTGTTAATTCAAATAATACAATTAAGCAAAAATACAGAGTCTCGTAGCTCAGCTGGTTAGAGTACTACACTGATAATGTAGGGGTCCCCAGTTCGAGTCTGGGCGGGACTACTATTTTAGGCTTAAAGGAAATTCTAGGGGTTGAGTGAGCCGTTATAAGTACTGTTAACTAATAACTGTTAACTGGCAACTAAAAGACGGGGGATTAGCTCAGCTGGCTAGAGCGCCTGCCTTGCACGCAGGAGGTCATCGGTTCGACTCCGATATTCTCCACAAGATTAATGTGAAAATTAATCAATTTGAAAATGTGCCAATTGACACATTGACGAATTGCCACATTAACAAAAGTTCATTGACATATTGAGATAAAACATTTAAAAAGTAGAAAATACGTAAGGTCGTAATTCATTACGATTTTATAAGAAAACGTAGAGGCGTAACACTGTTACGACTTTGCAAGGTCTTGTTATTAATAACAAGACGGCACATAAGCAAAATAAGGGCGTATGGGGGATGCCTAGGCTCTCAGAGGCGAAGAAGGGCGTGATAAGCTGCGAAAAGCTACGGGGATTGGCACACACGAATTAATCCGTAGATACCCGAATGGGGCAACCCGGCATGTTGAAGACATGTCATCCGCCGCAAGGCGAGAAGCAAACCCGCTGAACTGAAACATCTAAGTAGGCGGAGGAGAAGAAAACAAAAGTGATTCCGTAAGTAGTGGCGAGCGAACGCGGATTAGCCCAAACCAAAGTTGTTACGGCAATTTTGGGGTTGTAGGACCACGACATTTCTTGCGGATTGAATTAGAATTACCTGGAAAGGTAAGCCATAGAGGGTGATAGCCCCGTATAAGTAAGAGAAGATAAGGATAGTGGTATCCTGAGTAGGGCGGGGCACGTGAAACCCTGTCTGAATTTGGCGGGACCATCCGCTAAGGCTAAATACTCCTGAGAGACCGATAGTGAACCAGTACCGTGAGGGAAAGGTGAAAAGAACCGTGAATAACGGAGTGAAATAGATCCTGAAACCATACGCTTACAAGCGGTCGGAGCCCCTTCGTGGGGTGACGGCGTGCCTTTTGCATAATGAGCCTACGAGTTAACGTTGCTGGCAAGGTTAAGTGATTAAGTCACGGATCCGTAGCGAAAGCGAGTCTGAATAGGGCGCTTTAGTCAGTAGTGTTAGACGCGAAACCGTGTGATCTACCCATGGGCAGGATGAAGCTGTGGTAACACATAGTGGAGGTCCGAACCGGTTGACGTTGAAAAGTCTTCGGATGACCTGTGGGTAGGGGTGAAAGGCCAATCAAACTCGGAAATAGCTCGTACTCCCCGAAATGCATTTAGGTGCAGCGTTGGTCATAAAGTTATATAGAGGTAGAGCTACTGATTGGATGCGGGGGCTTCACCGCCTACCAATTCCTGACAAACTCCGAATGCTATATAATGTTTACCAGCAGTGAGGGCTTGGGTGCTAAGGTCCAAGTCCGAGAGGGAAAGAACCCAGACCATCAGCTAAGGTCCCCAAATATATGCTAAGTTGAAAAAACGAGGTTTGTCTGCCCAGACAGCTAGGATGTTGGCTTGGAAGCAGCCATTCATTTAAAGAGTGCGTAACAGCTCACTAGTCGAGCGGACGAGCATGGATAATAATCGGGCATAAGCATATTACCGAAGCTATGGATTTTACATTAATTTGTAGAGTGGTAGGGGAGCATTCTAACAGGGTTGAAGGTGTATCGCGAGGTATGCTGGACCGGTTAGAAAAGAAAATGTAGGCATAAGTAACGATAATGCGGGCGAGAAACCCGCACACCGAAAGACTAAGGTTTCCGCAGCTATGCTAATCAGCTGCGGGTTAGTCGGGACCTAAGGCGAACCCGAAAGGGACAGTCGATGGCCAACGGGTTAATATTCCCGTACTACTTATTGTTGTGATGGAGTGACGCAGTGGTGAAAGTACCGCGAACTGACGGAATAGTTCGTTTAAGGCTGTAGCTATATCCCAGATAGGCAAATCCGTTTGGGATGGTAAAGGCTGAAAGTACTCGGAGTCTTCGGACAAAGAGATAGTGTACCTAAAGGCTGCCAAGAAAAGCTTCTAAACTTAGATAATAAGTACCCGTACCGTAAACCGACACAGGTAGTCGAGGAGAGAATCCTAAGGTGCTCGAGAGATTCATGGCTAAGGAATTAGGCAAAATAGACCTGTAACTTCGGGAGAAAGGTCGCCCCGAGCAATCGGGGCCGCAGTGAAAAGGTCCAGGCGACTGTTTATCAAAAACACAGGGCTCTGCCAAATCGTAAGATGAAGTATAGGGCCTGACACCTGCCCGGTGCTGGAAGGTTAAGAGGAGATGTTATCCGCCTCGGCGGAGAAGCATTGAATTGAAGCCCCAGTAAACGGCGGCCGTAACTATAACGGTCCTAAGGTAGCGAAATTCCTTGTCGGGTAAGTTCCGACCTGCACGAATGGTGTAACGATCTGGACACTGTCTCAGCCATGAGCTCGGTGAAATTGTAGTATCGGTGAAGATGCCGATTACCCGCAGTGGGACGAAAAGACCCTGTGCACCTTTACTATAGCTTAGTATTGGTCTTGGATAAGTGATGTGTAGGATAGGTGGGAGACTATGAAGTGGCGTCGCTAGGCGTTGTGGAGTCATTGTTGAAATACCACCCTTTGCTTATCTGAGGTCTAACCCGCCTATGGCGGGGACATTGCTTGGTGGGTAGTTTGACTGGGGTGGTCGCCTCCAAAAGAGTAACGGAGGCTTCTAAAGGTTCCCTCAGCACGCTTGGTAACCGTGCGTAGAGTGCAATGGCATAAGGGAGCTTGACTGAGAGACATACAGGTCGATCAGGTACGAAAGTAGAGCATAGTGATCCGGTGGTTCCGCATGGAAGGGCCATCGCTCAAAGGATAAAAGGTACGCCGGGGATAACAGGCTGATCTCCCCCAAGAGCTCATATCGACGGGGGGTTTGGCACCTCGATGTCGGCTCGTCACATCCTGGGGCTGGAGAAGGTCCCAAGGGTTGGGCTGTTCGCCCATTAAAGTGGCACGCGAGCTGGGTTCAGAACGTCGTGAGACAGTTCGGTCTCTATCTACTGTGGGCGTTAGAAATTTGAGTGGATCTGATTCTAGTACGAGAGGACCGAATTGGACAAACCGCTGGTGTATCTGTTGTTCCGCCAGGAGCACCGCAGAGTAGCTACGTTTGGAAGGGATAAGCGCTGAAAGCATATAAGCGCGAAACCCACCACAAGATGAGATTTCTTTAAAGGGTCGTGGAAGATGACCACGTTGATAGGCTATAGATGTAAAGGCAGTAATGTCATAGTCGAGTAGTACTAATAACCCGTAAGTTTATGTGAATAAAGTTCCCCCGGTTACGATCGGGGGAGTGAAACTTTCTACTAAATTAATTTTTATCTCAGTATGTTAAGATATTATTCAATGGATAATAAATTAAATTAATCATTGAAAAATTGCCTAAAGCAATTTAACCTTTTAAGGTGGTTATTGCGGCGGGGCTCACCTCTTCCCATTCCGAACAGAGAAGTTAAGCCCGCCTGCGCAGATGGTACTGCAATTTGTGGGAGAGTATGTCGCCGCCTTCTTTTAGAAACCCTTCATCTAACGATGAGGGGTTTTTTGTTTTATAGTTTTGTCACTGGAGGTTACGAGTTGCGAGTTGCGAGTTCGAGGGAAACTACAATGAAAATATTCTCTCACAGAAAGCACGGAAAACACAGAAATGATTGCTACGCAATGTTTGATTGCTTTTGCCACAAAAGAAAGAAAGGCACGAAGTTTTTGGTTGCGGGTTTTGCCACAAAGCAAAGAAGGCACAAAGGTTAGGATGATTGTGAAATGAAAACTGGGACTGATAACCGGGACTTTTGAGGTATTTATTTGTTTTGAAATGCTTTGATGTACCGAATTGCGTGAGGGATTGAAGTGGAAAGCCCGCAGGAGAAAGGTTTGCGTTTTTGCGGGTTGTGCCGGCGACCAAAGAAGCCGAGCACAACCCGACAAAAACCAACCTTTGGTACGATCCCGATATCTCCTATGTTTGCAAAATAAAGTTGATATTATAAATTTGAAGAAATAAAGTGAAAAGAAAGAGAGTATACCGATGGCTAAATAACTCTTGAAGTATATTGTTCGATAGATATTACCTCTTTCTTTTTTATCTTTTAGAGTTTGAACAGAATGTAAAGAATTGAGTATTGCTTAATATCTTGAATATCCAACTAGGAGAAAAGACGAAGGAAGATACATCACTTTATCAATTACTAATATTAAAAAAATGATTAAAAAATTATTAAAACA
Coding sequences within it:
- the thrS gene encoding threonine--tRNA ligase — protein: MIKISLPDGSVKEFEKNSTPMDVARSISEGLARNVISASYNGTIVETTTELTTDGSLILYTWNDKEGKKAFWHSTSHVMAQVLEEQYPGIKLTLGPAIDNGFYYDVDFGDTKITEAEFKAIEDRVLEVSREKHEFKMRSVSKAEALEVYKNNEYKTELISNLEDGTITFCDHANFFDLCRGGHIPNTGLIKAMKIMSVAGAYWRGDEKNKQLTRVYGISFPKQKELTEYLELLEEAKRRDHRKLGKELDLFAFSQKVGQGLPLWLPKGAALRDRLEQFLKKAQKKAGYEQVVTPHIGQKELYVTSGHYAKYGADSFQPIHTPAEGEEFLLKPMNCPHHCEIYNTRPWSYKDLPKRYAEFGTVYRYEQSGELHGLTRVRGFTQDDAHIFCTPDQLDSEFKKVIDLVLYVFSSLGFENFTAQISLRDQENREKYIGSDENWEKAENAIINAARDKGLNTVVEYGEAAFYGPKLDFMVKDALGRQWQLGTIQVDYNLPERFELNYKGADNEMHRPVMIHRAPFGSMERFIAILLEHTAGNFPLWLMPEQAIILSLSEKYENYAEKVLTLLENHEIRGLLDNRNETIGKKIRDAEVKKIPFMIIVGDEEEKNGTISVRRHGQEGKGNITVTVEEFAKIVNEEISKTLKPFVV